Proteins from one Acanthopagrus latus isolate v.2019 chromosome 18, fAcaLat1.1, whole genome shotgun sequence genomic window:
- the LOC119007222 gene encoding UDP-N-acetylglucosamine--peptide N-acetylglucosaminyltransferase 110 kDa subunit isoform X7 — MACYLKAIETQPNFAVAWSNLGCVFNAQGEIWLAIHHFEKAVTLDPNFLDAYINLGNVLKEARIFDRAVAGYLRALSLSPNHAVVHGNLACVYYEQGLIDLAIDTYRRAIELQPHFPDAYCNLANALKEKGNCLSQVSEAEECYNTALRLCPTHADSLNNLANIKREQGNIEEAVQLYRKALEVFPEFAAAHSNLASVLQQQGKLQEALMHYKEAIRISPTFADAYSNMGNTLKEMQDVQGALQCYTRAIQINPAFADAHSNLASIHKDSGNIPEAIASYRTALKLKPDFPDAYCNLAHCLQIVCDWTDYDERMKKLVSIVADQLDKNRLPSVHPHHSMLYPLSHGFRKAIAERHGNLCLDKVHAMIKINALHKPAFEHPKDLKASGGRLRVGYVSSDFGNHPTSHLMQSIPGMHNPEKFEVFCYALSPDDSTNFRVKVVAEAHHFTDLSQIPCNGKAADRIHQDGVHILVNMNGYTKGARNELFALRPAPIQAMWLGYPGTSGAPFMDYIISDKETSPIEVAEQYSEKLAYMPNTFFIGDHANMFPHLKKKAVIDFKSNGHIFDNRIVLNGIDLKAFLDSLPDVKVIKMKCDNNQEAVGDTNGALSMPVIPMNTAAEAVINMINQGQIQVTINGFTVSNGLATTQINNKAATGEEVPRTIVVTTRSQYGLPEDSIVYCNFNQLYKIDPPTLQMWANILKRVSNSVLWLLRFPAVGEPNIQQYAQNMGLPASRIIFSPVAPKEEHVRRGQLADVCLDTPLCNGHTTGMDVLWAGTPMVTMPGETLASRVAASQLNCLGCPELIAHSRQDYEDIAVKLGSDMEYLKMVRARVWRQRICSPLFNTKQYTMDLERLYLQMWEHHSKGNKPEHMVQTVETSENA; from the exons ATG GCTTGTTACCTGAAAGCAATTGAGACTCAGCCCAACTTCGCAGTGGCTTGGAGCAACCTGGGTTGTGTGTTCAATGCCCAGGGAGAGATATGGCTGGCCATACACCATTTTGAAAAG GCAGTGACCTTGGACCCAAATTTCCTTGATGCATACATCAAtttgggaaatgttttgaaGGAAGCTCGCATCTTTGACAG AGCTGTGGCTGGATATCTAAGAGCCCTGAGTCTGAGCCCAAACCATGCAGTTGTCCACGGAAACCTGGCTTGTGTCTACTATGAGCAAGGCCTCATTGACCTGGCTATTGACACCTACCGTCGGGCTATTGAATTGCAGCCCCACTTCCCCGATGCCTACTGCAATCTGGCAAATGCCCTCAAGGAGAAAGGCAAT TGTCTTTCCCAGGTGTCTGAAGCAGAGGAGTGCTACAACACAGCCTTACGTTTGTGTCCAACCCATGCTGACTCCCTTAACAACTTGGCCAATATCAAGCGTGAGCAAGGCAACATTGAGGAGGCAGTTCAGCTCTACAGGAAAGCACTTGAG gTGTTCCCAGAGTTTGCAGCAGCTCACTCTAACCTTGCCagtgtcctgcagcagcagggcaaaCTCCAGGAAGCCCTCATGCACTACAAAGAGGCGATCAG AATCAGCCCCACATTTGCTGATGCATATTCAAACATGGGCAATACACTGAAGGAAATGCAAGATGTACAGGGAGCGCTGCAATGCTACACCCGTGCCATTCAGATCAACCCTGCCTTTGCTGATGCTCACAGCAATTTGGCCTCCATCCACAAG GATTCTGGAAACATCCCAGAGGCCATTGCATCTTACCGCACAGCCTTGAAACTCAAGCCGGACTTCCCTGATGCTTACTGCAACTTGGCACATTGCCTGCAG ATTGTGTGTGACTGGACAGATTATGATGAGCGGATGAAGAAGCTTGTGAGCATTGTGGCTGACCAGCTGGATAAGAACCGCTTGCCTTCAGTGCACCCACACCACAGCATGTTGTATCCACTCTCCCACGGCTTCCGCAAGGCGATTGCTGAACGCCATGGAAACCTTTGCCTGGACAAGGTACACGCAATGATCAAA atAAATGCACTGCACAAACCTGCTTTTGAGCATCCCAAGGATCTGAAGGCCAGTGGTGGACGTCTACGTGTCGGTTATGTCAGCTCTGACTTTGGTAACCACCCTACTTCCCACCTGATGCAGTCCATCCCTGGAATGCACAACCCTGAGAAATTTGAG GTGTTCTGCTATGCACTCAGCCCTGATGACAGTACCAACTTCCGTGTGAAAGTGGTCGCAGAGGCTCATCATTTCACGGATCTCTCACAG ATTCCTTGCAATGGCAAGGCAGCTGATCGCATTCACCAGGATGGAGTCCACATTCTGGTCAACATGAATGGATACACCAAGGGGGCCAGAAACGAGCTCTTTGCCCTCCGCCCTGCCCCCATTCAG GCTATGTGGCTGGGTTACCCTGGAACCAGCGGTGCACCTTTCATGGACTACATCATCTCTGACAAGGAGACATCACCTATAGAGGTGGCTGAGCAGTATTCTGAGAAACTGGCCTACATGCCCAATACTTTCTTCATTGGAGACCATGCCAACATGTTCCCTCACCTCAAG AAAAAAGCAGTGATTGATTTCAAGTCTAATGGACACATCTTTGACAACCGCATCGTTCTTAATGGTATTGATCTGAAGGCCTTCTTGGACAGTCTGCCAGATGTGAAAGTGATCAAG ATGAAGTGTGACAACAACCAGGAAGCTGTTGGGGACACAAATGGAGCTCTGTCCATGCCCGTGATCCCCATGAACACCGCAGCAGAAGCAGTCATCAACATGATCAACCAAGGCCAAATCCAAGTCACTATCAATGGCTTCACCGTCAGCAATGGCCTGGCCACCACACAG ATCAATAACAAAGCTGCCACTGGGGAGGAGGTGCCACGCACAATTGTTGTGACAACCCGCTCCCAGTATGGTCTGCCAGAGGACTCCATTGTCTACTGCAACTTCAACCAGCTCTACAAGATTGATCCCCCTACTCTTCAGATGTGGGCCAAT ATCTTGAAGCGTGTGTCCAACAGTGTCCTGTGGCTTCTTCGTTTCCCGGCTGTCGGCGAGCCCAACATCCAGCAGTATGCCCAGAACATGGGTCTACCTGCCTCTCGCATCATCTTCTCACCCGTAGCCCCCAAAGAGGAGCATGTGAGAAGGGGCCAGCTGGCTGATGTGTGCTTGGATACTCCCCTATGCAATGGTCACACCACAGGCATGGATGTTCTTTGGGCTGGAACACCCATGGTCACCATGccag GTGAGACCCTTGCTTCCCGTGTGGCTGCCTCACAACTGAACTGTCTGGGCTGCCCTGAGCTAATAGCCCACAGTCGCCAGGACTATGAGGACATAGCAGTCAAACTGGGATCTGACATGGAATA CCTGAAGATGGTCCGAGCACGTGTTTGGAGGCAACGAATCTGCAGCCCTCTTTTCAACACCAAGCAATACACAATGGACCTGGAGAGGCTCTATCTGCAGATGTGGGAGCACCATAGCAAGGGCAACAAGCCAGAGCACATGGTTCAGACAGTGGAGACCAGTGAGAATGCCTGA
- the LOC119007222 gene encoding UDP-N-acetylglucosamine--peptide N-acetylglucosaminyltransferase 110 kDa subunit isoform X6, whose product MATSVGNVADSTGLAELAHREYQSGDFEAAERHCMQLWRQEPDNTGVLLLLSSIHFQCRRLDRSAHFSTLAIKQNPMLAEAYSNLGNVYKERGQLQEAIEHYRHALRLKPDFIDGYINLAAALVAAGDMEGAVQAYVSALQYNPDLYCVRSDLGNLLKALGRLEEAKACYLKAIETQPNFAVAWSNLGCVFNAQGEIWLAIHHFEKAVTLDPNFLDAYINLGNVLKEARIFDRAVAGYLRALSLSPNHAVVHGNLACVYYEQGLIDLAIDTYRRAIELQPHFPDAYCNLANALKEKGNVSEAEECYNTALRLCPTHADSLNNLANIKREQGNIEEAVQLYRKALEVFPEFAAAHSNLASVLQQQGKLQEALMHYKEAIRISPTFADAYSNMGNTLKEMQDVQGALQCYTRAIQINPAFADAHSNLASIHKDSGNIPEAIASYRTALKLKPDFPDAYCNLAHCLQIVCDWTDYDERMKKLVSIVADQLDKNRLPSVHPHHSMLYPLSHGFRKAIAERHGNLCLDKINALHKPAFEHPKDLKASGGRLRVGYVSSDFGNHPTSHLMQSIPGMHNPEKFEVFCYALSPDDSTNFRVKVVAEAHHFTDLSQIPCNGKAADRIHQDGVHILVNMNGYTKGARNELFALRPAPIQAMWLGYPGTSGAPFMDYIISDKETSPIEVAEQYSEKLAYMPNTFFIGDHANMFPHLKKKAVIDFKSNGHIFDNRIVLNGIDLKAFLDSLPDVKVIKMKCDNNQEAVGDTNGALSMPVIPMNTAAEAVINMINQGQIQVTINGFTVSNGLATTQINNKAATGEEVPRTIVVTTRSQYGLPEDSIVYCNFNQLYKIDPPTLQMWANILKRVSNSVLWLLRFPAVGEPNIQQYAQNMGLPASRIIFSPVAPKEEHVRRGQLADVCLDTPLCNGHTTGMDVLWAGTPMVTMPGETLASRVAASQLNCLGCPELIAHSRQDYEDIAVKLGSDMEYLKMVRARVWRQRICSPLFNTKQYTMDLERLYLQMWEHHSKGNKPEHMVQTVETSENA is encoded by the exons ATGGCGACCTCGGTGGGAAACGTGGCTGACAGCACAG GGTTGGCTGAGCTGGCGCATCGGGAGTATCAGTCAGGGGACTTTGAGGCAGCCGAGCGCCACTGCATGCAGCTATGGAGACAGGAGCCTGATAACACAGgcgtgctgctgcttctgtcctcCATCCACTTCCAGTGCCGAAGACTTGACAG GTCTGCTCACTTTAGCACATTGGCCATCAAACAGAACCCGATGTTGGCAGAAGCCTACTCTAACCTGGGGAACGTGTACAAGGAGCGTGGGCAACTGCAGGAGGCCATAGAGCATTATCGCCACGCTCTGAGACTGAAGCCAGATTTTATCGACGGATACATCAACTTGGCAGCAGCTCTGGTGGCCGCAGGAGACATGGAGGGAGCGGTGCAGGCTTATGTGTCTGCATTACAGTATAACCCT GATCTTTATTGTGTGCGAAGTGACTTGGGCAACTTGCTTAAAGCCCTCGGGCGTTTGGAAGAGGCTAAG GCTTGTTACCTGAAAGCAATTGAGACTCAGCCCAACTTCGCAGTGGCTTGGAGCAACCTGGGTTGTGTGTTCAATGCCCAGGGAGAGATATGGCTGGCCATACACCATTTTGAAAAG GCAGTGACCTTGGACCCAAATTTCCTTGATGCATACATCAAtttgggaaatgttttgaaGGAAGCTCGCATCTTTGACAG AGCTGTGGCTGGATATCTAAGAGCCCTGAGTCTGAGCCCAAACCATGCAGTTGTCCACGGAAACCTGGCTTGTGTCTACTATGAGCAAGGCCTCATTGACCTGGCTATTGACACCTACCGTCGGGCTATTGAATTGCAGCCCCACTTCCCCGATGCCTACTGCAATCTGGCAAATGCCCTCAAGGAGAAAGGCAAT GTGTCTGAAGCAGAGGAGTGCTACAACACAGCCTTACGTTTGTGTCCAACCCATGCTGACTCCCTTAACAACTTGGCCAATATCAAGCGTGAGCAAGGCAACATTGAGGAGGCAGTTCAGCTCTACAGGAAAGCACTTGAG gTGTTCCCAGAGTTTGCAGCAGCTCACTCTAACCTTGCCagtgtcctgcagcagcagggcaaaCTCCAGGAAGCCCTCATGCACTACAAAGAGGCGATCAG AATCAGCCCCACATTTGCTGATGCATATTCAAACATGGGCAATACACTGAAGGAAATGCAAGATGTACAGGGAGCGCTGCAATGCTACACCCGTGCCATTCAGATCAACCCTGCCTTTGCTGATGCTCACAGCAATTTGGCCTCCATCCACAAG GATTCTGGAAACATCCCAGAGGCCATTGCATCTTACCGCACAGCCTTGAAACTCAAGCCGGACTTCCCTGATGCTTACTGCAACTTGGCACATTGCCTGCAG ATTGTGTGTGACTGGACAGATTATGATGAGCGGATGAAGAAGCTTGTGAGCATTGTGGCTGACCAGCTGGATAAGAACCGCTTGCCTTCAGTGCACCCACACCACAGCATGTTGTATCCACTCTCCCACGGCTTCCGCAAGGCGATTGCTGAACGCCATGGAAACCTTTGCCTGGACAAG atAAATGCACTGCACAAACCTGCTTTTGAGCATCCCAAGGATCTGAAGGCCAGTGGTGGACGTCTACGTGTCGGTTATGTCAGCTCTGACTTTGGTAACCACCCTACTTCCCACCTGATGCAGTCCATCCCTGGAATGCACAACCCTGAGAAATTTGAG GTGTTCTGCTATGCACTCAGCCCTGATGACAGTACCAACTTCCGTGTGAAAGTGGTCGCAGAGGCTCATCATTTCACGGATCTCTCACAG ATTCCTTGCAATGGCAAGGCAGCTGATCGCATTCACCAGGATGGAGTCCACATTCTGGTCAACATGAATGGATACACCAAGGGGGCCAGAAACGAGCTCTTTGCCCTCCGCCCTGCCCCCATTCAG GCTATGTGGCTGGGTTACCCTGGAACCAGCGGTGCACCTTTCATGGACTACATCATCTCTGACAAGGAGACATCACCTATAGAGGTGGCTGAGCAGTATTCTGAGAAACTGGCCTACATGCCCAATACTTTCTTCATTGGAGACCATGCCAACATGTTCCCTCACCTCAAG AAAAAAGCAGTGATTGATTTCAAGTCTAATGGACACATCTTTGACAACCGCATCGTTCTTAATGGTATTGATCTGAAGGCCTTCTTGGACAGTCTGCCAGATGTGAAAGTGATCAAG ATGAAGTGTGACAACAACCAGGAAGCTGTTGGGGACACAAATGGAGCTCTGTCCATGCCCGTGATCCCCATGAACACCGCAGCAGAAGCAGTCATCAACATGATCAACCAAGGCCAAATCCAAGTCACTATCAATGGCTTCACCGTCAGCAATGGCCTGGCCACCACACAG ATCAATAACAAAGCTGCCACTGGGGAGGAGGTGCCACGCACAATTGTTGTGACAACCCGCTCCCAGTATGGTCTGCCAGAGGACTCCATTGTCTACTGCAACTTCAACCAGCTCTACAAGATTGATCCCCCTACTCTTCAGATGTGGGCCAAT ATCTTGAAGCGTGTGTCCAACAGTGTCCTGTGGCTTCTTCGTTTCCCGGCTGTCGGCGAGCCCAACATCCAGCAGTATGCCCAGAACATGGGTCTACCTGCCTCTCGCATCATCTTCTCACCCGTAGCCCCCAAAGAGGAGCATGTGAGAAGGGGCCAGCTGGCTGATGTGTGCTTGGATACTCCCCTATGCAATGGTCACACCACAGGCATGGATGTTCTTTGGGCTGGAACACCCATGGTCACCATGccag GTGAGACCCTTGCTTCCCGTGTGGCTGCCTCACAACTGAACTGTCTGGGCTGCCCTGAGCTAATAGCCCACAGTCGCCAGGACTATGAGGACATAGCAGTCAAACTGGGATCTGACATGGAATA CCTGAAGATGGTCCGAGCACGTGTTTGGAGGCAACGAATCTGCAGCCCTCTTTTCAACACCAAGCAATACACAATGGACCTGGAGAGGCTCTATCTGCAGATGTGGGAGCACCATAGCAAGGGCAACAAGCCAGAGCACATGGTTCAGACAGTGGAGACCAGTGAGAATGCCTGA
- the LOC119007222 gene encoding UDP-N-acetylglucosamine--peptide N-acetylglucosaminyltransferase 110 kDa subunit isoform X4: MATSVGNVADSTEPTKRMLSFQGLAELAHREYQSGDFEAAERHCMQLWRQEPDNTGVLLLLSSIHFQCRRLDRSAHFSTLAIKQNPMLAEAYSNLGNVYKERGQLQEAIEHYRHALRLKPDFIDGYINLAAALVAAGDMEGAVQAYVSALQYNPDLYCVRSDLGNLLKALGRLEEAKACYLKAIETQPNFAVAWSNLGCVFNAQGEIWLAIHHFEKAVTLDPNFLDAYINLGNVLKEARIFDRAVAGYLRALSLSPNHAVVHGNLACVYYEQGLIDLAIDTYRRAIELQPHFPDAYCNLANALKEKGNVSEAEECYNTALRLCPTHADSLNNLANIKREQGNIEEAVQLYRKALEVFPEFAAAHSNLASVLQQQGKLQEALMHYKEAIRISPTFADAYSNMGNTLKEMQDVQGALQCYTRAIQINPAFADAHSNLASIHKDSGNIPEAIASYRTALKLKPDFPDAYCNLAHCLQIVCDWTDYDERMKKLVSIVADQLDKNRLPSVHPHHSMLYPLSHGFRKAIAERHGNLCLDKINALHKPAFEHPKDLKASGGRLRVGYVSSDFGNHPTSHLMQSIPGMHNPEKFEVFCYALSPDDSTNFRVKVVAEAHHFTDLSQIPCNGKAADRIHQDGVHILVNMNGYTKGARNELFALRPAPIQAMWLGYPGTSGAPFMDYIISDKETSPIEVAEQYSEKLAYMPNTFFIGDHANMFPHLKKKAVIDFKSNGHIFDNRIVLNGIDLKAFLDSLPDVKVIKMKCDNNQEAVGDTNGALSMPVIPMNTAAEAVINMINQGQIQVTINGFTVSNGLATTQINNKAATGEEVPRTIVVTTRSQYGLPEDSIVYCNFNQLYKIDPPTLQMWANILKRVSNSVLWLLRFPAVGEPNIQQYAQNMGLPASRIIFSPVAPKEEHVRRGQLADVCLDTPLCNGHTTGMDVLWAGTPMVTMPGETLASRVAASQLNCLGCPELIAHSRQDYEDIAVKLGSDMEYLKMVRARVWRQRICSPLFNTKQYTMDLERLYLQMWEHHSKGNKPEHMVQTVETSENA, encoded by the exons ATGGCGACCTCGGTGGGAAACGTGGCTGACAGCACAG AACCGACAAAACGTATGCTTTCCTTCCAAGGGTTGGCTGAGCTGGCGCATCGGGAGTATCAGTCAGGGGACTTTGAGGCAGCCGAGCGCCACTGCATGCAGCTATGGAGACAGGAGCCTGATAACACAGgcgtgctgctgcttctgtcctcCATCCACTTCCAGTGCCGAAGACTTGACAG GTCTGCTCACTTTAGCACATTGGCCATCAAACAGAACCCGATGTTGGCAGAAGCCTACTCTAACCTGGGGAACGTGTACAAGGAGCGTGGGCAACTGCAGGAGGCCATAGAGCATTATCGCCACGCTCTGAGACTGAAGCCAGATTTTATCGACGGATACATCAACTTGGCAGCAGCTCTGGTGGCCGCAGGAGACATGGAGGGAGCGGTGCAGGCTTATGTGTCTGCATTACAGTATAACCCT GATCTTTATTGTGTGCGAAGTGACTTGGGCAACTTGCTTAAAGCCCTCGGGCGTTTGGAAGAGGCTAAG GCTTGTTACCTGAAAGCAATTGAGACTCAGCCCAACTTCGCAGTGGCTTGGAGCAACCTGGGTTGTGTGTTCAATGCCCAGGGAGAGATATGGCTGGCCATACACCATTTTGAAAAG GCAGTGACCTTGGACCCAAATTTCCTTGATGCATACATCAAtttgggaaatgttttgaaGGAAGCTCGCATCTTTGACAG AGCTGTGGCTGGATATCTAAGAGCCCTGAGTCTGAGCCCAAACCATGCAGTTGTCCACGGAAACCTGGCTTGTGTCTACTATGAGCAAGGCCTCATTGACCTGGCTATTGACACCTACCGTCGGGCTATTGAATTGCAGCCCCACTTCCCCGATGCCTACTGCAATCTGGCAAATGCCCTCAAGGAGAAAGGCAAT GTGTCTGAAGCAGAGGAGTGCTACAACACAGCCTTACGTTTGTGTCCAACCCATGCTGACTCCCTTAACAACTTGGCCAATATCAAGCGTGAGCAAGGCAACATTGAGGAGGCAGTTCAGCTCTACAGGAAAGCACTTGAG gTGTTCCCAGAGTTTGCAGCAGCTCACTCTAACCTTGCCagtgtcctgcagcagcagggcaaaCTCCAGGAAGCCCTCATGCACTACAAAGAGGCGATCAG AATCAGCCCCACATTTGCTGATGCATATTCAAACATGGGCAATACACTGAAGGAAATGCAAGATGTACAGGGAGCGCTGCAATGCTACACCCGTGCCATTCAGATCAACCCTGCCTTTGCTGATGCTCACAGCAATTTGGCCTCCATCCACAAG GATTCTGGAAACATCCCAGAGGCCATTGCATCTTACCGCACAGCCTTGAAACTCAAGCCGGACTTCCCTGATGCTTACTGCAACTTGGCACATTGCCTGCAG ATTGTGTGTGACTGGACAGATTATGATGAGCGGATGAAGAAGCTTGTGAGCATTGTGGCTGACCAGCTGGATAAGAACCGCTTGCCTTCAGTGCACCCACACCACAGCATGTTGTATCCACTCTCCCACGGCTTCCGCAAGGCGATTGCTGAACGCCATGGAAACCTTTGCCTGGACAAG atAAATGCACTGCACAAACCTGCTTTTGAGCATCCCAAGGATCTGAAGGCCAGTGGTGGACGTCTACGTGTCGGTTATGTCAGCTCTGACTTTGGTAACCACCCTACTTCCCACCTGATGCAGTCCATCCCTGGAATGCACAACCCTGAGAAATTTGAG GTGTTCTGCTATGCACTCAGCCCTGATGACAGTACCAACTTCCGTGTGAAAGTGGTCGCAGAGGCTCATCATTTCACGGATCTCTCACAG ATTCCTTGCAATGGCAAGGCAGCTGATCGCATTCACCAGGATGGAGTCCACATTCTGGTCAACATGAATGGATACACCAAGGGGGCCAGAAACGAGCTCTTTGCCCTCCGCCCTGCCCCCATTCAG GCTATGTGGCTGGGTTACCCTGGAACCAGCGGTGCACCTTTCATGGACTACATCATCTCTGACAAGGAGACATCACCTATAGAGGTGGCTGAGCAGTATTCTGAGAAACTGGCCTACATGCCCAATACTTTCTTCATTGGAGACCATGCCAACATGTTCCCTCACCTCAAG AAAAAAGCAGTGATTGATTTCAAGTCTAATGGACACATCTTTGACAACCGCATCGTTCTTAATGGTATTGATCTGAAGGCCTTCTTGGACAGTCTGCCAGATGTGAAAGTGATCAAG ATGAAGTGTGACAACAACCAGGAAGCTGTTGGGGACACAAATGGAGCTCTGTCCATGCCCGTGATCCCCATGAACACCGCAGCAGAAGCAGTCATCAACATGATCAACCAAGGCCAAATCCAAGTCACTATCAATGGCTTCACCGTCAGCAATGGCCTGGCCACCACACAG ATCAATAACAAAGCTGCCACTGGGGAGGAGGTGCCACGCACAATTGTTGTGACAACCCGCTCCCAGTATGGTCTGCCAGAGGACTCCATTGTCTACTGCAACTTCAACCAGCTCTACAAGATTGATCCCCCTACTCTTCAGATGTGGGCCAAT ATCTTGAAGCGTGTGTCCAACAGTGTCCTGTGGCTTCTTCGTTTCCCGGCTGTCGGCGAGCCCAACATCCAGCAGTATGCCCAGAACATGGGTCTACCTGCCTCTCGCATCATCTTCTCACCCGTAGCCCCCAAAGAGGAGCATGTGAGAAGGGGCCAGCTGGCTGATGTGTGCTTGGATACTCCCCTATGCAATGGTCACACCACAGGCATGGATGTTCTTTGGGCTGGAACACCCATGGTCACCATGccag GTGAGACCCTTGCTTCCCGTGTGGCTGCCTCACAACTGAACTGTCTGGGCTGCCCTGAGCTAATAGCCCACAGTCGCCAGGACTATGAGGACATAGCAGTCAAACTGGGATCTGACATGGAATA CCTGAAGATGGTCCGAGCACGTGTTTGGAGGCAACGAATCTGCAGCCCTCTTTTCAACACCAAGCAATACACAATGGACCTGGAGAGGCTCTATCTGCAGATGTGGGAGCACCATAGCAAGGGCAACAAGCCAGAGCACATGGTTCAGACAGTGGAGACCAGTGAGAATGCCTGA